Proteins co-encoded in one Acidovorax sp. 69 genomic window:
- the chrA gene encoding chromate efflux transporter, which produces MNSALPPAPVTFGEAFRFWLKLGFISFGGPAGQIAIMHAELVERRRWISENRFLHALNYCMLLPGPEAQQLATYIGWLMHRTWGGIVAGTLFVLPSLFILIALSWVYLRFGDVPVVAGIFYGIKPAVTALVLHAAHRIGTRALKNGWMWGIAAASFVAIFAFRTPFPAIVLAAGLVGYFGAQRWPAVFALGGGHAAAHKGYGPALIDDDTPTPEHARFKRSHLARVLAAGLVLWLAAMAVLVLTQGWQGTLTQMGWFFTKAALLTFGGAYAVLPYVYQGAVEHYQWLSGAQMIDGLALGETTPGPLIMVVAFVGFVGGWLQQVWGPDALFAGAAAAATVVTFVTFLPSFIFILAGGPLVEATHGKLGFTAPLSAITAAVVGVILNLALFFAYHLLWPQGFGGRFDAASAVIALGAAFALFRFKLGVFPLLSACALVGLAVKLATPHFA; this is translated from the coding sequence ATGAATTCAGCCCTGCCCCCTGCCCCGGTCACGTTTGGTGAGGCTTTTCGTTTCTGGCTCAAACTCGGATTCATCAGCTTTGGCGGGCCTGCCGGCCAGATTGCGATCATGCACGCTGAGCTGGTAGAACGCCGCCGCTGGATCAGCGAAAACCGCTTTTTGCATGCGCTGAACTACTGCATGTTGCTGCCCGGGCCCGAGGCACAGCAACTGGCGACCTATATCGGCTGGCTCATGCACCGCACCTGGGGCGGCATTGTGGCGGGCACCCTGTTTGTGCTGCCTTCGCTGTTCATTCTGATCGCTCTGTCGTGGGTGTACTTGCGGTTTGGCGATGTGCCAGTGGTGGCCGGTATTTTCTATGGCATCAAGCCGGCGGTCACGGCATTGGTGCTGCACGCTGCGCACCGTATTGGTACACGGGCACTCAAAAACGGCTGGATGTGGGGCATTGCAGCCGCATCGTTCGTGGCGATTTTCGCGTTCCGCACGCCCTTCCCTGCCATCGTGCTGGCAGCCGGGCTGGTTGGCTACTTTGGCGCACAACGATGGCCCGCAGTGTTTGCCTTGGGCGGCGGCCATGCGGCCGCACACAAGGGCTATGGCCCTGCGCTGATTGACGACGACACCCCTACGCCAGAGCACGCCCGCTTCAAACGCAGCCACCTGGCCAGGGTGCTGGCGGCAGGCCTTGTGCTGTGGCTGGCGGCCATGGCGGTACTGGTGCTCACGCAGGGCTGGCAGGGCACGCTCACGCAGATGGGCTGGTTCTTCACCAAGGCCGCCCTGCTGACCTTTGGCGGCGCCTATGCCGTATTGCCCTATGTGTACCAGGGCGCCGTGGAGCACTACCAGTGGCTCAGCGGGGCGCAGATGATTGACGGCCTGGCGCTGGGCGAAACCACGCCCGGCCCGCTCATCATGGTGGTGGCATTTGTGGGTTTTGTGGGCGGCTGGCTGCAGCAGGTGTGGGGGCCGGATGCGCTGTTTGCAGGCGCCGCTGCGGCGGCCACAGTGGTGACCTTTGTGACATTCCTGCCCTCGTTCATCTTCATCCTGGCGGGCGGCCCATTGGTGGAGGCCACCCACGGCAAGCTGGGGTTCACCGCACCCCTCTCAGCCATCACTGCCGCCGTGGTGGGCGTGATCCTGAATTTGGCGCTGTTTTTTGCCTACCACCTGCTGTGGCCGCAGGGTTTTGGAGGGCGGTTTGATGCAGCATCTGCCGTGATCGCTCTGGGGGCCGCTTTTGCACTGTTCCGCTTCAAGCTCGGCGTGTTTCCGTTGCTGAGTGCCTGTGCCCTGGTGGGCCTGGCGGTGAAGCTTGCAACGCCCCACTTTGCCTGA
- a CDS encoding isochorismatase family protein, with protein MLLDATESQLVLVDYQERLMPAIFEGPAVLANARRLAEIARLLEVPVWGTEQNPSRLGANDAALRALCEKTLAKMHFSAAEEGLGEWLRPPAKPQGGNARSLPKHLQKPAAGQGDERGTIVIAGCEAHVCLLQTALDLLEDEFEVWVVTDACGSRTERNRDAAFDRLAGAGAELVTTEMVAFEWLGTCEHPVFKDVLGLVK; from the coding sequence ATGCTGCTTGACGCCACCGAATCCCAACTCGTCCTGGTCGATTACCAGGAGCGCCTGATGCCCGCCATCTTTGAAGGCCCCGCCGTGCTGGCCAACGCCCGCCGCCTGGCCGAGATCGCCCGTTTGCTGGAGGTGCCCGTGTGGGGCACCGAGCAGAACCCATCGCGCCTGGGCGCCAATGATGCCGCGCTGCGCGCCCTGTGCGAGAAAACCCTGGCCAAGATGCACTTCAGCGCCGCCGAGGAAGGCCTGGGCGAATGGCTGCGCCCACCGGCCAAGCCCCAGGGCGGTAATGCACGCAGCCTGCCCAAACACCTGCAAAAGCCCGCCGCGGGCCAGGGGGACGAGCGTGGCACCATCGTGATCGCTGGCTGCGAAGCCCATGTCTGCCTGCTGCAGACAGCGCTCGACCTGCTGGAAGACGAATTTGAAGTGTGGGTGGTGACCGATGCCTGCGGCTCGCGCACCGAACGCAACCGCGACGCGGCATTTGATCGCCTGGCCGGCGCGGGCGCCGAACTGGTGACCACCGAGATGGTGGCGTTTGAATGGCTGGGCACCTGCGAGCACCCAGTGTTCAAGGATGTGCTGGGGTTGGTCAAATAA
- a CDS encoding ribose-phosphate diphosphokinase: MAQIFSSDRACLLYFADEEAAAQRLASAAGLTALAMERHRFPDGELKLRLPVDASGRLPPHAVLLRSLHQPNEKLVELLLAARTARGLGVQHLTLVAPYLAYMRQDIAFHPGEVVSQQVVGGFLAGLFDAVITVDPHLHRIDRLEQAVAVPQAMVLSGAEPLADLIAERRPNALLVGPDGESAQWIAQAAARHGFDHAVCTKVRHGDRDVAMELPTLNAQGRAVVLLDDMASTGRTLALAAQLLRQAGAASVDVAVTHALFAGDALQALHDAGVGEVWSTDCIPHPSNAVEMAKPLAVALRTVLAA; encoded by the coding sequence ATGGCTCAGATCTTTTCATCCGACCGGGCTTGCCTGCTGTATTTCGCGGACGAGGAAGCTGCTGCCCAACGCTTGGCATCGGCCGCGGGCCTGACAGCCTTGGCCATGGAGCGCCACCGTTTCCCCGATGGGGAACTCAAGCTGCGCCTGCCCGTCGATGCCTCTGGCCGCTTGCCACCCCATGCCGTGCTGCTGCGCAGCCTGCACCAGCCCAACGAAAAACTGGTGGAGTTGCTGCTGGCCGCCCGCACGGCACGCGGCCTGGGCGTGCAGCACCTCACGCTGGTGGCACCGTACCTGGCCTATATGCGGCAGGATATTGCCTTCCACCCCGGCGAGGTCGTCAGCCAGCAGGTGGTGGGCGGGTTCCTGGCCGGGCTGTTTGACGCGGTCATCACGGTGGACCCGCACCTGCACCGCATCGACCGTCTGGAGCAGGCCGTGGCCGTGCCGCAGGCGATGGTGCTCAGCGGCGCCGAGCCGCTGGCCGACCTGATCGCCGAGCGCCGCCCGAACGCACTGTTGGTGGGGCCTGACGGCGAATCCGCCCAATGGATCGCCCAGGCCGCTGCGCGCCACGGCTTTGACCACGCCGTGTGCACCAAGGTGCGCCACGGCGACCGCGATGTCGCCATGGAGTTGCCCACCCTCAACGCCCAAGGCCGGGCCGTGGTGCTGCTGGACGACATGGCCAGCACCGGGCGCACGCTGGCGCTGGCGGCCCAACTGCTGCGTCAGGCGGGCGCCGCCTCGGTGGATGTGGCCGTGACCCACGCGCTGTTTGCGGGCGACGCACTGCAGGCTTTGCACGACGCAGGGGTTGGCGAGGTGTGGAGCACGGACTGCATCCCACACCCCAGCAATGCGGTTGAGATGGCCAAGCCGCTGGCCGTTGCACTGCGGACGGTGCTGGCGGCATAA